One genomic window of Bartonella sp. HY038 includes the following:
- a CDS encoding FCD domain-containing protein: MTSLKSIEPHSVSLRIENEIEAFIKKQSLKAGDRLPSERALVGLLNASRATIREAVSKLSVRGVIEVRKSGMVVGEPMPEVWADKTIITPLTPLLTEKNGYHHDVMETREALEGATCYYAAMRADRLAKGRILQCLNAIQNGHGQVDANEEARLDAAFHMAIAEASDNIILQQVMSSLFGLLQLNISQSHKKLYNVPRNFDMIFEQHQAIYKAIERNDCEGARNASNTHLDFVVTTIKQIDDDTARKLRAQSAKQSRTAKKM; encoded by the coding sequence ATGACATCTTTAAAGTCAATAGAGCCTCATAGTGTTTCTTTACGCATTGAAAATGAAATTGAGGCTTTTATCAAAAAGCAAAGTTTGAAAGCAGGCGATCGTTTGCCTTCAGAACGCGCTTTGGTTGGCTTACTCAATGCTTCGCGGGCAACCATCCGCGAAGCTGTTAGCAAACTCTCTGTACGCGGTGTTATTGAAGTGCGCAAATCTGGTATGGTGGTTGGTGAACCTATGCCAGAGGTTTGGGCAGATAAAACTATTATTACCCCGCTTACGCCGCTTCTGACTGAGAAAAATGGCTATCATCATGATGTCATGGAAACCAGAGAAGCGCTAGAAGGCGCAACCTGCTATTATGCGGCGATGCGCGCCGATAGGCTGGCAAAGGGCCGCATTTTGCAATGCCTTAATGCTATACAAAATGGCCATGGGCAGGTTGATGCCAATGAAGAGGCGCGGCTCGATGCGGCTTTTCATATGGCAATTGCCGAGGCTTCCGACAATATTATTTTGCAGCAAGTTATGTCTAGTTTATTTGGGCTCTTGCAGCTTAATATTTCGCAAAGTCATAAAAAGCTTTATAATGTGCCACGTAATTTTGATATGATTTTTGAACAGCATCAGGCTATCTATAAAGCAATCGAGCGTAATGATTGTGAAGGCGCGCGTAACGCCTCCAATACTCATCTTGATTTCGTTGTAACAACAATTAAGCAAATAGACGATGATACGGCACGCAAATTGCGAGCGCAAAGCGCCAAGCAAAGCCGCACCGCTAAAAAAATGTGA
- the cyoC gene encoding cytochrome o ubiquinol oxidase subunit III: MSATALNNNHADDHGHGHEEVDSVKTFGFFVYILQDLILFATLFANFAVFSSAYAEGIVGKSVIDLNFVAVETAFLLLSSITYGFAMIQLHRNNISGVRLWLGITFVFGIAFIAMELYEFAHLFHEGAQPWTSAYWASFFTLVGTHGLHVTAGLIWMAVMFVHLARTGLSSQNKTRLTCLSLFWHFLDIVWVGVFTVVYLLGAL, from the coding sequence ATGAGTGCAACAGCTCTAAATAATAACCACGCAGACGATCACGGCCATGGCCATGAAGAAGTAGATTCTGTAAAAACCTTTGGTTTTTTCGTTTATATTCTTCAAGATTTGATCTTGTTTGCAACACTTTTCGCAAACTTTGCCGTTTTCTCTTCAGCTTATGCTGAAGGGATCGTCGGTAAGAGTGTGATTGATCTGAACTTTGTGGCAGTTGAAACTGCATTTCTTTTGCTTTCTTCTATCACTTATGGCTTTGCAATGATCCAATTGCATCGCAATAATATTTCCGGTGTACGCCTATGGCTCGGCATTACCTTTGTTTTTGGTATCGCCTTTATTGCTATGGAACTTTATGAGTTCGCTCATTTGTTCCATGAAGGTGCACAGCCTTGGACATCAGCTTACTGGGCATCGTTCTTTACCCTTGTGGGTACGCACGGTTTGCACGTTACTGCTGGTCTTATCTGGATGGCTGTCATGTTCGTGCATCTTGCTCGCACAGGTCTTTCATCACAAAATAAAACACGCCTTACCTGCCTTTCGTTATTTTGGCACTTCCTTGATATCGTTTGGGTTGGCGTATTTACCGTTGTCTATTTGTTGGGGGCTTTATAA
- the cyoD gene encoding cytochrome o ubiquinol oxidase subunit IV, with protein MSAHTQENHDNSTSKYITGFIISVVLTIASFAPIMAGWLAEWSISAKVIYLLGLAFIQMAVQIVFFLHLSDGPDSKWNITSMWITVVGVLVIIFGTWWTMFHLNYNMMGGSGRVIQTDVIYPATSAAPAAIAPTAPNEAPAASQSEAPAQ; from the coding sequence ATGAGCGCACATACACAAGAAAACCACGACAACAGCACATCCAAATATATAACCGGTTTTATCATATCGGTTGTTTTGACAATCGCTTCTTTTGCTCCAATCATGGCCGGTTGGCTCGCTGAATGGTCAATTAGTGCGAAAGTTATCTATTTGCTTGGTCTTGCATTTATTCAAATGGCCGTGCAGATCGTTTTCTTCTTGCATTTGAGCGATGGACCTGATTCCAAGTGGAATATTACTTCCATGTGGATCACCGTTGTAGGCGTGCTTGTCATTATATTTGGCACATGGTGGACCATGTTCCATCTTAACTATAATATGATGGGTGGCTCTGGTCGTGTGATCCAGACCGATGTTATCTATCCTGCGACATCTGCTGCACCTGCAGCAATTGCGCCAACAGCGCCAAATGAAGCGCCTGCTGCTTCGCAAAGTGAAGCACCAGCTCAATAA
- the lldP gene encoding L-lactate permease encodes MEWVQNYMPVGNLWVSSIIAAIPILFFFIALTMLRMKGYLAGTITVLLTFLIAIIVYKMPISAALASGVYGFFYGLWPIAWIIVGAVFLYKISVATGQFDIIRNSILGITPDQRIQLLLVGFAFGAFLEGAAGFGAPVAITAALLVGLGFRPLYAAGLCLIANTAPVAFGAMGIPIIVAGQVSNIDPFLIGQMAGRQLPLLSILVPFWLILIMDGWRGVRETWPAILVAGGSFAVVQYLTANFIGPELPDITAAIATLIILPVFLRFWQPKRIFRFDDAATENEAHHFTAGQIVKAWSPFIILTVFVSLWSIVPFKNLFKSGGTLESWVSQLQVPYLHNLVHKTQPIVDPNAPLAAIYKFDWFSATGTSILLAAILTIIVLGMKPAKAIATFGTTLKDLAVPIYSIGMVLAFAFLANFSGLSTTLALALSHTGSAFTFFSPFLGWLGVFVTGSDTSSNALFAALQATTAHQIGVSDVLLVAVNTTGGVTGKMISPQSIAIACAAVGLVGKESDLFRFTVKHSLALCAFVGIITTIQAYVLPWMIPA; translated from the coding sequence ATGGAGTGGGTACAGAATTATATGCCCGTCGGTAATTTATGGGTTTCCAGCATTATCGCGGCAATTCCTATTTTATTCTTTTTTATTGCACTAACAATGTTACGAATGAAAGGTTATCTTGCCGGTACTATTACCGTGTTGCTAACTTTTCTTATCGCAATTATTGTCTATAAAATGCCAATAAGTGCCGCGTTGGCATCAGGTGTTTACGGCTTTTTTTATGGGCTATGGCCAATTGCTTGGATTATTGTTGGTGCAGTATTTCTTTACAAGATATCAGTCGCTACAGGGCAATTTGATATTATCCGCAATTCGATTTTAGGTATTACTCCCGATCAGCGTATTCAATTATTGCTAGTTGGCTTTGCTTTTGGCGCATTTTTGGAAGGCGCTGCTGGTTTTGGTGCACCTGTTGCTATTACTGCCGCTTTGCTTGTTGGCCTTGGCTTCCGTCCGCTTTATGCAGCAGGACTTTGTCTTATTGCTAATACAGCGCCGGTTGCTTTTGGCGCCATGGGTATTCCGATTATCGTTGCTGGGCAGGTTTCCAATATTGATCCATTTTTAATTGGTCAAATGGCTGGTCGCCAATTGCCGCTTTTGTCCATTTTGGTACCTTTTTGGCTCATTTTGATTATGGATGGTTGGCGCGGTGTGCGTGAAACATGGCCAGCTATTTTAGTTGCCGGTGGTTCTTTTGCCGTGGTGCAATATCTCACTGCCAATTTTATTGGGCCAGAATTACCTGATATTACAGCAGCCATTGCCACACTGATCATCTTGCCGGTATTTTTACGCTTTTGGCAGCCAAAGCGCATCTTCCGTTTCGATGATGCAGCGACTGAAAATGAAGCGCACCATTTTACGGCGGGACAAATTGTCAAAGCGTGGTCACCTTTTATCATATTGACTGTATTTGTTAGCCTTTGGAGTATTGTGCCATTTAAAAATCTATTCAAATCAGGTGGTACGTTAGAAAGTTGGGTTTCGCAGCTACAAGTGCCTTATTTGCATAATCTGGTGCATAAAACCCAACCCATTGTCGATCCCAATGCTCCTTTAGCAGCAATTTATAAGTTTGATTGGTTTTCGGCAACGGGTACCTCAATCTTGTTGGCGGCAATCTTGACGATTATTGTCCTTGGCATGAAGCCGGCAAAAGCCATCGCAACATTTGGCACAACCTTAAAAGATTTGGCTGTGCCGATTTATTCTATCGGTATGGTATTGGCTTTTGCGTTTCTCGCTAATTTTTCAGGGCTTTCAACAACGCTGGCACTTGCTTTGTCGCATACTGGATCGGCATTTACGTTTTTCTCGCCCTTCCTTGGTTGGTTAGGGGTGTTTGTAACCGGTTCCGATACCTCGTCAAATGCCTTGTTTGCCGCGTTACAAGCAACAACAGCTCACCAAATTGGCGTTTCAGATGTTCTATTGGTTGCAGTTAATACAACAGGTGGCGTAACCGGTAAAATGATTTCACCGCAATCAATTGCGATCGCCTGTGCGGCTGTTGGACTTGTCGGTAAGGAGTCAGATCTTTTCCGCTTCACAGTTAAACACTCACTCGCATTATGTGCTTTTGTTGGTATTATTACCACCATTCAAGCCTATGTCTTGCCTTGGATGATCCCTGCATGA
- the cyoB gene encoding cytochrome o ubiquinol oxidase subunit I, with the protein MSSSFLFGRLTDPSAEAFHAITHEPIVLYTVIAIVVLGAAVLAAITLLGWWGILWRNWITTVDHKRIGIMYIVLAIVMLVRGFADAVMMRTHQAFAVGQSGGYLPADHFDQIFTAHGVIMIFFMATPLLFGIFNYVIPLQIGARDVAFPFLNNLGFWITFAGAILINLSLAFGNFGRVGWLAYPPLSGLEGSPDTGVDYYLWSLQLSGIATTTGAVNFVATIIKMRAPGMTMMKMPVFIWTALVSNILILLIYPVLTVAYVLLALERYLGFPFFTNYGGGNPMVWINYVWIFGHPEVYVLVVPAFGILSEIVPVFSSKRLFGYTSMVWAVLVILLLSFLVWAHHFFTMGGGVAVNSFFGIATMIIAVPTGVKIFNWLFTMYKGRIRFEPPMLWCMGMMFTFVGGGLTGVLLAMVPADWQFHNSLFLVAHFHHTIIGGVVFSYLGGLAFWFPKVFGIKPNRALGIASFWCWFVGFYVAFFPIYVVGLLGATRRLQHYVDQSWQIYFIIAAIGALIIALGILCFVGQVLLAIWYGIKHKGNLPITQNDPWGDARTLEWSISSPPPAYNFATVPQVQAEDAYWDMKVRGEKRPTTGFTKIHMPANTAAGFVIGIAMLALGFGLVWHIWWLVALTFIFTIASVIVHSFTADHNGYYISAEEVQKTEDHFTAVLEGKGARA; encoded by the coding sequence ATGTCATCATCATTTCTTTTCGGAAGACTGACTGACCCCTCAGCGGAAGCATTCCATGCGATAACGCATGAACCTATTGTGCTTTACACTGTTATTGCAATTGTTGTGCTCGGTGCCGCCGTGCTTGCAGCAATTACATTACTCGGTTGGTGGGGTATCTTATGGCGCAACTGGATAACAACAGTTGATCATAAGCGTATCGGAATTATGTATATCGTCCTTGCAATTGTTATGCTTGTGCGCGGCTTTGCCGATGCAGTTATGATGCGTACGCATCAGGCTTTTGCAGTTGGACAGTCAGGTGGGTATCTCCCTGCTGATCACTTTGACCAGATCTTTACTGCGCACGGCGTTATCATGATTTTCTTCATGGCAACCCCTTTGCTTTTCGGTATTTTCAATTATGTGATACCTTTGCAAATTGGTGCACGCGACGTAGCATTTCCGTTCCTTAACAATCTTGGTTTTTGGATCACTTTTGCTGGTGCCATTCTTATTAATCTGTCACTTGCATTTGGTAACTTTGGCCGCGTTGGTTGGCTTGCCTATCCACCGCTTTCAGGTCTTGAGGGAAGTCCAGATACCGGGGTTGACTACTACCTATGGTCCCTACAGCTATCGGGTATAGCGACGACCACGGGTGCGGTGAACTTTGTTGCAACTATCATCAAAATGCGCGCTCCTGGCATGACTATGATGAAGATGCCAGTTTTCATCTGGACAGCTCTTGTATCTAATATTTTGATCCTTTTGATCTATCCAGTGCTTACTGTTGCTTATGTGCTTCTTGCGCTTGAACGCTATTTGGGTTTCCCATTCTTTACCAATTATGGTGGCGGCAATCCAATGGTTTGGATCAACTATGTATGGATCTTCGGTCACCCTGAAGTTTACGTGCTTGTTGTGCCTGCTTTTGGTATACTTTCAGAAATCGTTCCGGTTTTCTCAAGTAAGCGCCTTTTTGGTTATACCTCGATGGTTTGGGCAGTGTTGGTTATCCTTCTTCTCTCCTTCCTCGTTTGGGCTCACCACTTCTTCACTATGGGTGGCGGTGTTGCCGTTAACAGCTTCTTTGGTATTGCTACCATGATTATTGCTGTGCCAACAGGTGTTAAAATCTTCAACTGGCTGTTCACCATGTATAAGGGTCGCATTCGCTTCGAGCCACCAATGCTTTGGTGCATGGGCATGATGTTTACCTTTGTTGGCGGTGGTTTGACTGGTGTTCTCTTGGCTATGGTTCCTGCTGATTGGCAGTTCCATAACAGCTTGTTCCTTGTTGCCCACTTCCATCACACAATTATTGGTGGTGTTGTATTCTCTTACCTTGGTGGTCTTGCTTTCTGGTTCCCGAAAGTATTCGGTATCAAGCCAAATCGCGCTCTTGGTATTGCGTCATTCTGGTGCTGGTTTGTTGGCTTCTATGTTGCCTTCTTCCCGATCTATGTTGTTGGTTTGCTCGGCGCAACCCGCCGCTTGCAACACTATGTCGATCAATCTTGGCAAATATATTTTATCATTGCGGCAATTGGTGCTTTAATTATTGCTCTTGGTATTTTGTGCTTCGTTGGCCAAGTCTTGCTTGCCATCTGGTATGGCATCAAACACAAAGGCAATTTGCCAATTACCCAAAACGATCCTTGGGGCGATGCTCGTACGCTTGAATGGTCAATTTCTTCACCTCCTCCTGCCTATAACTTCGCAACTGTACCACAGGTTCAGGCAGAAGATGCTTATTGGGATATGAAGGTGCGTGGCGAAAAACGCCCAACAACTGGCTTTACAAAGATCCACATGCCTGCAAATACTGCAGCTGGTTTTGTTATCGGTATTGCTATGCTTGCACTTGGCTTTGGACTTGTCTGGCACATTTGGTGGTTGGTTGCTCTTACATTTATCTTTACAATTGCAAGCGTAATCGTCCATTCATTCACAGCTGATCATAATGGCTATTATATCTCTGCTGAAGAGGTACAAAAGACCGAGGATCATTTTACTGCTGTTCTTGAAGGCAAAGGAGCAAGAGCATGA